One Arthrobacter sp. StoSoilB20 DNA segment encodes these proteins:
- a CDS encoding DUF4194 domain-containing protein, whose protein sequence is MSTEPASTPDELPAVVTRLFKGVMYAEADQKMWQSLITLTSQVRDYVAVLGLNLIVDESEGYAFLKSREDPEGVLPRLIPRRQLTFDVSLMLVLLRKRMLEFDTNSSELRLIMTEMEIKDMVSVFLPESSNEARLRDRLGTNIKKVLELGFLRRLKGQTEAYEVMRIVKAYVDAQWLEEFDARLADYRDSLTGGNKS, encoded by the coding sequence ATGAGCACTGAACCAGCAAGCACACCCGACGAGCTGCCCGCCGTAGTGACGCGGCTGTTCAAAGGTGTGATGTACGCAGAGGCTGACCAGAAGATGTGGCAATCCCTGATCACGTTGACGTCCCAGGTGAGGGACTATGTGGCGGTTCTTGGCCTCAACTTGATCGTCGATGAGTCGGAAGGCTACGCGTTCCTCAAGTCACGTGAGGATCCCGAAGGTGTCCTCCCCCGGCTCATCCCACGCCGGCAACTCACGTTCGATGTCAGCCTGATGCTGGTCCTGCTCCGAAAGCGGATGCTGGAGTTCGACACCAACAGCAGTGAACTCCGGCTCATCATGACAGAGATGGAAATCAAGGACATGGTGTCCGTTTTCCTGCCCGAGTCCAGCAATGAAGCCCGGCTCCGGGACCGGCTGGGAACCAACATCAAAAAGGTGTTGGAGCTCGGCTTCCTGCGGAGGCTCAAAGGCCAGACCGAAGCCTACGAGGTCATGCGCATCGTCAAGGCCTACGTCGACGCCCAGTGGTTGGAAGAGTTCGACGCGCGGCTGGCGGACTACCGCGACTCACTCACCGGAGGCAACAAATCATGA